A genomic segment from uncultured Desulfuromonas sp. encodes:
- the aroE gene encoding shikimate dehydrogenase, with product MTIICGTTQIYGILGDPIQHSLSPKMQNAAFASVGLDAVYVPFHVVPDQLSHAVSGLRALQVCGVNVTVPHKEAICHLLDRLDDDAALIGAVNTVVRHDDELVGYNTDGIGLIHSLQEDLGVDVQGKHVTLLGAGGAAKSAIVALARQGVKTLVIANRTSERAQRLIDRYQPSFPEVTFIVSSLTCDGLAPVVSETDVIVNSTSLGLSGESFNVIPWQFVKAQCCLYDMIYSARGTPLVVLAREHGFRCCDGLGMLIAQGKAAFQLWTGQDPGFSMVQALRG from the coding sequence GTGACGATTATTTGTGGGACAACGCAGATTTATGGCATTCTTGGTGATCCCATACAGCACTCTCTGTCTCCGAAAATGCAAAATGCTGCGTTTGCGTCCGTTGGGCTTGATGCGGTGTATGTCCCGTTTCATGTCGTTCCAGATCAGCTGTCTCATGCCGTCAGTGGTTTGCGCGCGTTGCAGGTTTGCGGCGTGAATGTTACTGTCCCACACAAAGAAGCGATCTGTCATTTGCTTGATCGCCTTGATGATGACGCAGCACTGATCGGTGCAGTAAACACCGTGGTGCGTCATGACGATGAACTTGTCGGTTATAATACTGATGGCATCGGCTTAATTCATTCGCTCCAGGAAGATTTGGGTGTTGATGTTCAAGGGAAACATGTCACTCTGCTCGGAGCCGGGGGCGCCGCAAAATCGGCGATAGTCGCTCTGGCTCGTCAGGGTGTCAAGACATTGGTCATTGCTAACCGTACTTCAGAGCGTGCCCAGCGGCTCATCGACCGGTATCAGCCGTCATTCCCCGAGGTGACATTTATTGTGAGTTCGCTCACTTGTGATGGTCTGGCCCCGGTTGTCTCTGAAACCGACGTAATTGTCAATTCAACATCATTAGGTCTTTCCGGTGAATCCTTTAATGTGATACCATGGCAATTTGTGAAGGCTCAATGTTGTCTTTACGACATGATTTATTCCGCACGGGGTACGCCTCTGGTGGTCTTGGCCCGCGAGCACGGCTTTCGCTGCTGCGACGGGTTGGGAATGTTAATTGCGCAGGGTAAAGCGGCTTTCCAGTTATGGACCGGACAGGACCCAGGGTTCAGTATGGTTCAGGCTTTACGTGGTTAA
- a CDS encoding bifunctional riboflavin kinase/FAD synthetase has translation MKIIRDLSEIEKPFDRAVVTLGNFDGVHLGHREIFRSVLQSARREGGTSIVCTFEPHPLKLLSPDHAPRLINTVCERERLIAASCVDVLLILPFSRELAALAPEQFVDQVLLERIGLKHLVVGYDYAFGKGRSGSIDFLREQGRRKGFVVDVFGPVQKNGQVISSTRVRQHVLSGDVEGVVALLGRHFNFEGQVVHGDGRGHHLGFATANLTTEKELIPADGVYACIAMVDDTEYKAVVSIGHKTTFGDYPLTIEAHLFDFDQDVYDQTMRLYFVKKLRDQKTFATKEALIKAIEQDVHRAHETLEQARIIEYREYLMPEGELS, from the coding sequence ATGAAGATTATCCGCGATTTATCGGAAATTGAGAAACCGTTTGACCGCGCGGTGGTGACCTTGGGCAATTTTGATGGTGTTCACCTCGGACATCGCGAAATTTTTCGTTCCGTTTTGCAGAGTGCCCGGCGTGAAGGTGGAACGTCGATTGTTTGTACCTTTGAACCACATCCATTGAAGTTGTTGTCTCCAGATCATGCTCCGCGCCTGATCAATACGGTCTGCGAACGTGAACGCCTGATTGCCGCATCCTGTGTTGATGTCCTGCTGATTCTTCCATTCTCTCGTGAGCTCGCCGCTTTGGCTCCAGAGCAGTTTGTTGATCAGGTATTGTTGGAGCGGATCGGCTTGAAACACTTGGTGGTCGGTTATGATTACGCCTTTGGCAAAGGGCGCAGCGGATCGATCGATTTTCTTCGTGAACAGGGGCGTCGTAAAGGATTTGTTGTGGACGTCTTTGGGCCTGTGCAGAAAAACGGTCAGGTGATCAGTTCAACCCGTGTGCGCCAACATGTTTTGTCCGGTGACGTTGAAGGCGTCGTTGCCTTGCTCGGTCGCCATTTTAATTTTGAAGGTCAGGTGGTGCATGGTGATGGACGAGGGCACCATCTGGGCTTTGCAACGGCCAATCTGACCACGGAGAAAGAACTTATTCCGGCGGATGGTGTTTATGCTTGTATTGCCATGGTTGATGACACGGAATATAAAGCGGTGGTCAGTATTGGTCATAAAACGACCTTTGGTGACTATCCTTTGACGATTGAAGCACACTTGTTTGATTTTGATCAGGATGTCTATGACCAGACCATGCGTTTATATTTTGTTAAAAAACTTCGAGATCAAAAGACTTTTGCCACCAAAGAGGCGTTGATCAAAGCCATTGAACAAGATGTCCATCGCGCGCATGAGACTCTTGAACAGGCACGTATTATTGAATATCGGGAATATCTGATGCCGGAAGGTGAACTGTCGTGA
- a CDS encoding type II secretion system F family protein, which produces MAKFSWEGKVRDGKVQKGEMEAPSEAIVRAQLRRQGIMPSKVKEKGKGMDMDIKIPGFEPKVTTKDLVVFTRQFATMIDAGLPLVQCLEILSSQQENSTFKRILLSVKEDVESGSTFADALRKHPKAFDDLFVNLVAAGEVGGILDTILNRLAAYIEKAMKLKKQVKSAMTYPTTVVAIATIVIGVILVFVIPAFEKMFSDFGGALPTPTQIVINMSNFVQDYILVIIGAIIVAIFGFKKVYATQKGRDFIDDWALKAPIFGVLIRKVAVAKFTRTLGTMVSSGVPILDGLDIVSKTAGNRTVEKAIMKVRQSISEGNTIAEPLTKSGVFPPMVCQMIAVGEQAGSIDTMLNKIADFYDDEVDDAVSNLTAMMEPLLMLFLGTTVGGLVIAMYLPIFKIAGTVGG; this is translated from the coding sequence ATGGCAAAGTTTTCCTGGGAAGGTAAAGTCAGAGATGGCAAGGTGCAAAAGGGTGAAATGGAAGCACCCAGTGAGGCCATTGTCAGAGCCCAGCTGCGCCGTCAGGGGATCATGCCATCCAAGGTCAAAGAAAAAGGCAAGGGGATGGACATGGACATCAAAATCCCCGGTTTCGAGCCGAAAGTCACTACCAAAGATCTGGTTGTGTTCACCCGTCAATTCGCAACCATGATTGATGCCGGTCTGCCGTTGGTACAATGCCTGGAGATTCTCTCCTCTCAGCAGGAAAATTCAACCTTTAAAAGGATTCTGCTCAGTGTTAAGGAAGATGTCGAATCCGGCTCCACCTTTGCGGATGCACTGCGCAAACATCCCAAAGCGTTTGATGACCTGTTTGTCAATCTTGTCGCTGCTGGTGAAGTCGGTGGTATTCTCGATACGATTCTTAACCGTCTGGCCGCTTACATCGAAAAGGCCATGAAGCTGAAGAAACAGGTCAAGAGCGCCATGACCTACCCGACGACGGTTGTCGCCATCGCGACCATTGTTATTGGTGTTATCCTTGTCTTCGTTATTCCGGCTTTTGAAAAAATGTTTTCCGATTTTGGCGGTGCGCTGCCGACGCCGACTCAGATTGTTATCAATATGAGTAATTTCGTACAGGATTATATTCTGGTGATTATCGGTGCGATTATTGTCGCTATCTTTGGTTTTAAAAAGGTTTATGCCACGCAGAAAGGTCGTGACTTTATCGACGACTGGGCCCTTAAAGCACCGATTTTCGGTGTTTTGATCCGTAAGGTTGCCGTTGCGAAATTTACCCGGACCTTGGGGACCATGGTGTCCAGTGGTGTGCCGATTCTTGACGGTTTGGATATCGTCTCAAAAACAGCTGGTAATCGGACGGTTGAAAAAGCGATTATGAAGGTGCGTCAAAGTATCAGTGAAGGTAACACCATTGCTGAGCCGCTGACAAAGTCTGGTGTTTTCCCACCCATGGTATGTCAGATGATCGCCGTTGGTGAACAGGCCGGTTCCATCGATACCATGTTGAATAAAATTGCCGATTTTTACGATGATGAAGTTGATGATGCCGTCAGTAATTTGACCGCGATGATGGAACCGCTGTTGATGCTGTTTCTCGGTACGACCGTCGGTGGTCTTGTTATCGCTATGTATTTGCCGATTTTCAAAATCGCCGGTACGGTTGGTGGTTAA
- the pilB gene encoding type IV-A pilus assembly ATPase PilB codes for MATNRLGELLVRNSLLTEEQVSKAITEQKMNKERFVATLIRLKYIKEDDLASFLSRQYGAPAINLAEFEVDTDVVKLISADVVQKYHLVPINRAGSTLIVAMSDPSNIFAIDDIKFMTGHNVEVVVATESAIKDAIDRYYDQSASLADVMGDLDDIDLEVIDDDDQVDLNELQMATEEAPVVKLVNLILTDAIKKGASDIHIEPYEKSFRVRYRIDGVLYEVMKPPMKLKNAITSRIKILSEMDIAERRLPQDGRIKIKLPGGKDMDYRVNCLPTLFGEKICLRLLDKSNLQLDMTKLGYEADSLKWFKQEISKPFGMVLVTGPTGSGKTVSLYSALSELNKTTENISTAEDPVEFNFAGINQVQMHEEIGLNFASALRAFLRQDPDIIMIGEIRDFETAEIGVKAALTGHLVLSTLHTNDAPSTINRLLNMGIEPFLVASAVNLITAQRLGRRLCNECKEVDDISKQALLDAGVPPDEVDEFVCYKGKGCSNCNDSGYKGRVGIYQVMPMFDEIREMVLAGANTAEIKRESMRLGVRTMRQSALQKLKEGITSFEEVIRCTVADD; via the coding sequence ATGGCAACTAATCGGTTAGGTGAATTGCTGGTTCGCAATAGCTTATTGACAGAAGAACAGGTCAGTAAAGCCATTACCGAACAAAAAATGAATAAAGAACGGTTCGTCGCCACATTGATCCGTTTGAAATATATCAAGGAAGATGACCTTGCATCGTTTCTGTCGCGTCAGTACGGTGCGCCAGCGATCAATCTAGCTGAATTTGAGGTCGATACAGACGTCGTCAAGCTGATTTCAGCTGATGTTGTTCAGAAATACCATCTGGTTCCGATTAACCGGGCAGGCTCCACCCTGATTGTCGCCATGAGCGACCCCTCCAATATCTTTGCCATTGACGATATCAAGTTCATGACCGGCCACAATGTTGAAGTTGTGGTGGCCACGGAAAGTGCCATAAAGGACGCCATTGATCGCTACTATGACCAGTCAGCGTCATTGGCTGATGTCATGGGCGATCTTGATGATATCGACCTGGAGGTTATTGATGATGACGATCAGGTTGACCTCAATGAACTGCAGATGGCAACGGAAGAGGCGCCGGTTGTTAAACTGGTTAACCTGATTCTGACCGACGCCATTAAAAAAGGTGCTTCGGATATCCACATAGAACCTTACGAAAAATCCTTTCGCGTCCGTTACCGGATAGACGGTGTACTTTATGAGGTGATGAAACCACCCATGAAATTAAAGAATGCCATCACTTCGCGGATCAAGATTCTATCGGAGATGGATATTGCTGAACGACGTCTTCCTCAGGACGGACGTATCAAGATTAAATTGCCCGGCGGTAAAGATATGGACTACCGGGTGAACTGTCTGCCGACACTTTTTGGTGAAAAAATCTGTCTGCGACTGCTTGATAAATCGAATCTTCAGCTGGACATGACCAAACTCGGTTATGAAGCAGATTCTCTCAAATGGTTTAAACAGGAGATCAGTAAGCCTTTCGGGATGGTTCTCGTTACCGGTCCTACGGGGAGTGGTAAAACCGTATCGCTCTATTCCGCCCTGAGTGAACTAAATAAGACGACAGAGAATATTTCCACGGCCGAAGACCCTGTCGAATTTAACTTTGCCGGAATCAATCAGGTCCAGATGCATGAAGAGATTGGCCTGAACTTTGCCAGTGCATTGCGTGCTTTTCTCCGTCAGGACCCTGATATCATCATGATTGGTGAGATCCGGGATTTTGAGACGGCTGAGATTGGCGTCAAAGCAGCTCTAACCGGCCACCTTGTGTTGTCGACGCTGCACACCAATGATGCACCGAGTACCATCAACCGTCTGTTGAATATGGGCATCGAGCCTTTCCTTGTTGCCTCTGCAGTGAATCTGATCACTGCTCAACGTCTTGGCCGCCGTTTATGCAACGAATGCAAGGAAGTCGATGACATTTCCAAGCAGGCTCTTCTCGATGCCGGGGTGCCACCGGATGAAGTCGATGAGTTTGTCTGCTACAAAGGCAAGGGTTGTAGTAACTGCAACGACAGTGGCTACAAAGGGCGTGTTGGTATCTATCAGGTGATGCCGATGTTTGATGAAATCCGTGAAATGGTTCTGGCCGGAGCCAATACGGCGGAAATCAAGAGGGAATCCATGCGACTAGGGGTGCGCACCATGCGTCAGTCCGCGCTGCAGAAACTCAAGGAGGGGATCACGTCGTTTGAAGAAGTGATTCGATGTACAGTCGCCGACGACTGA
- a CDS encoding type IV pilus twitching motility protein PilT, with protein MATIHDFLKVMVDSGASDLHVTTGAPPQIRIDGGIKPLNHPVLMPADTKKLCYSILTDAQKRKLEEENELDLSFGVKGLARFRGNVYIQRGAVAGAFRRIPYEFLSFEQLGLPPVIKDISRRPRGLVLVTGPTGSGKSTTLASMIDAINTERHDHIITIEDPIEYIHPHKGCIVNQREVGSDTQSFKRALKSVLRQDPDVVLLGELRDLETIEAALTIAETGHLCFATLHTNGCVQTINRIVDVFPTNQQSQVRTQLSFVLEGVLSQTLIPRASGKGRVLALEVMVPNIAIRSLIRDDKVHQMYSQMQMGQEKYGMQTMNQSLFSLYHRKLISLDDALARSPERDELRQMIANPEAQLRRPQSGPTKMT; from the coding sequence ATGGCAACAATTCATGATTTTCTCAAGGTGATGGTGGATTCCGGAGCCTCAGACCTTCACGTGACAACGGGAGCTCCTCCACAGATTCGCATTGATGGTGGTATCAAACCCCTGAATCATCCGGTGTTGATGCCCGCTGACACAAAAAAATTATGCTACAGCATTTTGACGGATGCCCAGAAACGCAAACTAGAAGAAGAGAATGAACTTGATCTCTCTTTCGGGGTTAAAGGCCTGGCGCGTTTTCGTGGCAACGTTTATATCCAACGCGGCGCTGTCGCGGGTGCCTTTCGACGCATCCCTTATGAGTTTTTGTCCTTTGAACAGTTGGGATTGCCTCCCGTTATCAAAGACATTTCACGGCGTCCTCGCGGATTGGTGCTCGTGACCGGACCAACCGGTAGTGGCAAGTCGACGACGTTGGCTTCGATGATTGATGCCATTAACACCGAACGACATGACCATATCATCACCATCGAAGATCCTATTGAATATATTCATCCTCATAAAGGCTGTATTGTGAATCAACGTGAGGTTGGTTCCGATACCCAGTCGTTCAAAAGGGCGTTGAAATCCGTTTTGCGTCAGGACCCGGACGTTGTTCTGCTGGGTGAGCTTCGCGACCTTGAAACCATTGAAGCGGCGTTGACCATTGCCGAAACGGGACACTTGTGTTTCGCGACATTGCATACCAACGGTTGTGTCCAGACCATTAACCGTATTGTCGATGTTTTTCCAACCAATCAGCAGTCACAAGTTCGCACCCAGCTCTCTTTTGTGCTTGAAGGGGTTCTCTCTCAAACGTTGATCCCCAGGGCTTCGGGAAAGGGACGTGTGCTTGCGCTTGAAGTGATGGTGCCGAATATTGCAATTCGCTCATTGATCCGTGATGACAAAGTCCATCAGATGTATTCGCAGATGCAGATGGGCCAGGAAAAATACGGCATGCAGACTATGAATCAGTCTCTGTTCAGTTTGTATCATCGCAAACTGATCTCTCTGGATGACGCGCTGGCGCGCTCTCCGGAACGGGATGAGTTGAGGCAGATGATTGCCAACCCTGAAGCACAATTACGTCGGCCACAAAGTGGTCCGACAAAAATGACGTAG
- a CDS encoding ATP-binding protein — translation MSAVDSGKTFDCLPLSISVSTLLWYLLGRAFIVTLFLGGTVFLEFPQSIQSFFIPDLRLIFLLSLTFFQICFSLLWLLRWQDHLRQFVQFQLVWDLLLSILTVYVTGGTASPFSFLFIFVILSSALMATRLDVMVTVAASVVLYGGLVDLQFYGYLPTSPGAMEMSQSDVFYRLFLNVTAFLLAGFLGTILANRMRHSESMLKQERHDYAELERLNRIILQNIPSGLIVVDSGGIVRSFNSAAASICGLAVSKVLRGPLTQVFPQLSAAELSLPIERGEFEYIKPGGDKRILGFNALPFSDFQQQEVGTLITFQDLTETKRLEQNLHLGERLAAVGKLAAGLAHEIRNPLASLSGSVQLLTEQSSLDDSDQHLLEIVNRETSRLNRLLSDFLVFARPRAPEKKISSVKSLIGEIYDLARTDPKFTSVDLSLDIKADKSLLIDSGQIHQALWNLLVNAVQFAKPPKKIVIGFDATRSILWVDDNGPGVHGDEKRQIFEPFYSSRAEGTGLGLAIIHAIVTAHQAKVECLESPLGGARFEIDFNPDSIKKEAHS, via the coding sequence ATGTCAGCTGTTGACAGTGGCAAGACCTTTGATTGTCTGCCCCTCTCCATCTCCGTGAGTACCTTATTGTGGTATCTTCTCGGCCGCGCTTTTATTGTCACCTTGTTTTTGGGGGGGACGGTTTTTCTTGAGTTCCCCCAATCGATCCAATCTTTTTTTATTCCTGATTTACGCCTGATTTTTCTTTTATCTCTGACGTTTTTTCAAATCTGCTTTTCTTTACTGTGGCTGTTACGTTGGCAGGATCATCTCAGGCAGTTTGTTCAATTTCAGTTGGTCTGGGATCTTTTGCTGAGTATTCTGACTGTTTATGTGACCGGTGGTACGGCCAGCCCTTTTTCTTTTTTATTTATTTTTGTCATTTTAAGCTCTGCATTGATGGCAACCCGTCTTGATGTCATGGTCACCGTAGCGGCGTCAGTGGTGTTGTACGGGGGATTGGTTGATCTACAATTTTATGGCTACCTTCCGACCAGTCCTGGAGCCATGGAGATGAGCCAGTCAGATGTTTTTTACCGTTTGTTTCTTAATGTGACGGCATTTCTTCTGGCGGGCTTTCTCGGGACAATTCTTGCGAACCGAATGAGGCATTCCGAGTCTATGCTCAAGCAGGAGCGGCACGACTATGCTGAACTGGAACGCTTAAACCGGATCATTTTACAGAATATCCCCAGTGGTTTGATTGTGGTTGACAGTGGGGGGATAGTCCGTTCATTCAATTCTGCGGCTGCTTCTATCTGTGGTCTTGCGGTGAGCAAGGTTCTTCGTGGGCCACTTACGCAGGTTTTCCCACAGTTATCGGCAGCAGAACTTTCGTTGCCGATCGAGCGGGGGGAATTTGAATATATAAAACCAGGTGGCGATAAAAGAATTTTGGGATTTAATGCTCTTCCGTTTAGCGATTTCCAGCAACAGGAAGTTGGTACGTTGATTACGTTTCAGGACCTGACCGAAACCAAACGCCTGGAACAGAATCTTCATCTTGGTGAACGGCTTGCCGCTGTGGGAAAATTAGCTGCCGGACTGGCTCATGAAATTCGCAACCCGCTCGCGTCTTTAAGTGGTAGTGTTCAATTATTAACGGAGCAAAGTTCTCTTGACGATTCCGATCAGCATCTTCTGGAGATTGTCAATCGCGAGACATCACGACTTAATAGGCTGTTGAGTGATTTTCTTGTTTTTGCCCGGCCGCGGGCACCGGAAAAAAAAATCTCTTCGGTTAAATCCCTGATCGGCGAGATCTATGACCTTGCCAGGACAGATCCCAAGTTTACCTCTGTTGATCTTAGCCTGGATATTAAGGCAGATAAGAGTCTGCTTATTGATTCCGGACAGATTCATCAGGCATTGTGGAATTTACTTGTCAATGCCGTGCAATTTGCTAAGCCGCCCAAAAAAATAGTCATCGGTTTTGATGCGACAAGAAGCATCCTCTGGGTTGACGATAACGGCCCTGGGGTCCACGGTGATGAAAAGAGACAAATTTTCGAACCGTTTTATTCATCTCGCGCTGAGGGAACTGGCCTCGGACTGGCAATTATTCATGCTATCGTGACCGCCCATCAGGCGAAGGTTGAATGTCTTGAAAGTCCTCTGGGTGGGGCGCGTTTTGAGATTGACTTCAACCCGGACAGCATAAAAAAAGAGGCGCATTCGTGA
- the rnr gene encoding ribonuclease R, whose amino-acid sequence MSLQIADILHQLQRFDRQPFSPNELLDELNLPRQSRRKLLQFFDALVVAGLMKHMRRGRYRLNRPLKIVEGVLKQQNSGHGVLSENDTERELYVASFRLGGGMDGDRVLALELPDTRGRRPEGWIVEVLERSRETLLGVCEKSARRGEVVFRSEQGGLVFDIDSEQQDPFTLVGQVVVLRIDRYPSLGNNGLGHVTEILGDVGDSQVDVLSTAHRLGIPTQFPPMVESQAAEVAQEVSAEVTAQRNDLRAVPFVTIDGADARDFDDAVALSRHEDGHWLLHVAIADVSYYVEQGSALDQEARARGTSVYFPSCCLPMLPHALSNGICSLQPETDRLAVVAEMTFDDLGRRLDFKAYRATIRSRKRLVYEQVQDLVDGKNPEATIEADLREMLSRMQHLAQALRHRRLHRGAIDFDLPEALIEMDEKGHATRIGRRTRLESHRLIEEFMLCANEAVAEFILAHRDNGMFRVHEAPDVRSMQAFQQFLATLNLGISLGEEGISPLELHRLLLEVAGTSLEFSVNRILLRSMKQARYDAENLGHFGLASEAYCHFTSPIRRYPDLLVHRLLLKILDGQHDWQTDEPLPRLAEAATAAERRAMEAERDIVDLRKCQFMSDKIGFRYSGYITSVSAFGFFVELDEFFVEGLVHIRSLSDDYYVFDEERMTLVGQARRKTFQVGDTLDVEVWQVKPAAREIDFILPDLDVSLRASRRRRLGERRKRRP is encoded by the coding sequence ATGTCATTGCAGATAGCCGATATTTTACATCAGTTGCAACGCTTTGATCGGCAGCCATTCAGTCCCAATGAGTTGCTTGATGAGCTGAACCTCCCACGTCAGTCACGGCGTAAACTGCTTCAATTTTTTGATGCTTTGGTCGTCGCCGGGTTGATGAAACATATGCGACGAGGACGCTACCGGTTAAACCGTCCGTTGAAAATTGTTGAAGGCGTCTTAAAACAGCAGAATTCAGGTCATGGTGTTTTATCCGAAAATGACACCGAGCGTGAACTCTATGTCGCGTCATTTCGCCTTGGCGGCGGTATGGATGGTGATCGGGTTTTGGCGTTGGAACTCCCAGACACCCGTGGTCGTCGGCCGGAAGGCTGGATTGTCGAGGTTCTGGAGCGTAGCCGCGAAACATTGCTCGGGGTCTGCGAAAAGAGTGCTCGTCGCGGCGAGGTGGTCTTTCGCAGTGAACAGGGTGGTTTGGTTTTTGATATTGATAGCGAACAGCAGGACCCGTTCACCTTGGTTGGCCAGGTGGTGGTATTACGGATTGATCGTTATCCATCTCTGGGCAACAACGGTCTTGGCCATGTGACTGAAATTCTCGGTGACGTGGGAGACTCTCAGGTCGATGTTCTCAGCACAGCGCATCGATTGGGAATACCAACCCAATTTCCTCCGATGGTGGAAAGCCAGGCTGCTGAGGTCGCCCAAGAAGTTTCTGCCGAGGTTACAGCACAGCGTAATGATCTCAGAGCCGTGCCTTTTGTCACGATTGACGGTGCCGATGCGCGTGATTTTGATGATGCTGTGGCCTTGTCACGACACGAAGACGGGCATTGGTTGCTGCATGTGGCCATTGCCGATGTCAGTTATTATGTCGAGCAGGGTTCTGCCCTCGATCAAGAAGCCAGGGCGCGCGGCACCAGTGTTTATTTCCCCAGTTGTTGTCTTCCCATGTTGCCTCACGCGTTGAGTAACGGTATCTGCTCATTGCAACCGGAAACAGATCGTCTGGCTGTTGTTGCGGAAATGACCTTTGACGATTTAGGGCGACGGCTCGATTTTAAGGCGTATCGGGCAACAATTCGCAGTCGCAAGCGCCTCGTCTATGAACAGGTTCAGGACCTGGTGGATGGTAAGAACCCTGAAGCAACGATTGAGGCGGATCTTCGCGAAATGCTGTCTCGGATGCAACACCTTGCCCAGGCGTTAAGGCACCGCCGTTTGCACCGTGGTGCTATTGATTTCGACCTGCCCGAAGCACTGATTGAGATGGATGAGAAAGGGCATGCTACCCGGATTGGCCGACGAACTCGTCTGGAATCGCATCGCTTGATTGAAGAATTTATGCTGTGTGCCAATGAAGCTGTCGCAGAGTTTATCCTTGCTCATCGTGACAATGGGATGTTTCGTGTCCACGAAGCTCCGGATGTGCGTTCCATGCAAGCGTTTCAACAGTTTCTGGCAACACTTAATCTTGGAATCTCTCTGGGCGAAGAGGGGATCTCCCCTCTGGAACTGCATCGTTTGCTTCTCGAAGTTGCTGGGACCAGCCTTGAGTTCTCTGTTAATCGTATTCTGTTGCGCAGTATGAAGCAGGCACGATATGATGCTGAAAATCTTGGTCATTTTGGTTTGGCCAGTGAGGCCTATTGTCATTTTACGTCGCCGATTCGCCGTTATCCGGATCTTCTGGTGCATCGGTTGCTACTAAAGATTCTCGATGGCCAGCATGATTGGCAGACTGATGAGCCCCTACCGCGCCTTGCCGAAGCCGCGACAGCCGCTGAGCGTAGGGCCATGGAGGCAGAACGAGACATTGTCGATCTGCGCAAATGTCAGTTTATGTCCGACAAGATCGGTTTTCGTTATAGCGGCTACATAACGTCTGTGAGCGCTTTTGGTTTTTTTGTTGAACTGGACGAATTTTTTGTCGAAGGCCTTGTTCATATCCGTAGTCTGAGTGATGACTATTATGTTTTTGACGAAGAACGGATGACTCTGGTCGGGCAGGCACGGCGTAAAACATTCCAGGTTGGTGACACGCTTGATGTTGAGGTTTGGCAGGTTAAGCCCGCAGCACGCGAAATTGACTTTATTCTGCCGGATCTTGACGTATCGTTACGGGCGTCACGTCGGCGGCGCCTGGGTGAGCGCCGAAAACGCCGGCCCTAG